A single region of the Salvia miltiorrhiza cultivar Shanhuang (shh) chromosome 8, IMPLAD_Smil_shh, whole genome shotgun sequence genome encodes:
- the LOC131000949 gene encoding coatomer subunit gamma-2, translated as MAQPLVKKDDDRDEEADYSPFLGIEKGAVLQEARVFNDPQLDARRCSQVITKLLYLLNQGDSFTKVEATEVFFAVTKLFQSRDNGLRRMVYLIIKDLSPSADEVIIVTSSLMKDMNSRTDMYRANAIRVLCRITDGTLLTQIERYLKQAIVDKNPVVASAALVSGIHLLQTTPEIVKRWSNEVQEAVQSRAALVQFHALALLHQIRQNDRLAVSKLVTSLTKGTVRSPLAQCLLIRYTSQVIRETGVNSQTGDRPFYDYLESCLRHKAEMVIFEAAKAITELSNVTTRELTPAITVLQLFLSSSKPVLRFAAVRTLNKVAMTHPMAVTNCNIDMESLISDQNRSIATLAITTLLKTGNESSVDRLMKQITNFMSDIADEFKIVVVEAIRSLCLKFPLKYRSLMNFLSNILREEGGFEYKKAIVDSIVILIRDIPDAKESGLLHLCEFIEDCEFTYLSTQILHFLGNEGPKTSDPSKYIRYIYNRVILENATVRASAVSTLAKFGALVDSLKPRIFILLRRCLFDNDDEVRDRATLYLNSLGDGSVAETDKDVKEFLFGSLDIPLANMETTLRNYAQNPTEEPFDINSVPREVKSQPLVEKKAPGKKPTALGAPPPAPTSASDAYERLLSSIPEFANFGKLFKSSVPVELTEAETEYAVNVVKHIFDHHVVFQYNCTNTIPEQLLENVTVIVDASEAEEFSEVGVKPLKSLPYDTPAQTFVAFEKPEGIPAVGKFSNTLRFTVKEVDTSTGEAEDDGVEDEYQLEDFEVVAADYILKVGVSNFRNAWESMDPDTERIDEYGLGPRESLVEAVNAVISLLGMQPCEGTEAVPSNSRSHTCLLSGVYIGNVKVLVRLSFGMDGTKEVAMKLAVRSDDVNVSEAIHEIVASG; from the exons ATGGCTCAACCGCTTGTCAAGAAAGATGATGATCGCGATGAAGAAG CTGATTACTCGCCATTTCTGGGGATTGAGAAGGGTGCGGTATTACAGGAAGCTAGGGTTTTCAATGACCCTCAGTTAGATGCTAGGCGATGCTCACAG GTCATCACGAAGCTTTTGTATCTTCTTAATCAGGGCGACTCATTCACAAAG GTCGAGGCCACAGAAGTATTTTTTGCTGTCACAAAACTGTTTCAGTCTAGAGATAATGGTTTGAGAAGGATGGTATATCTAATCATAAAGGATCTTTCTCCCTCTGCTGATGAG GTTATTATTGTAACAAGCTCCTTAATGAAAGACATGAATAGTCGCACTGATATGTACCGAGCAAATGCAATCCGCGTCCTTTGTCGAATCACTGATGGAACACTTTTGACACAAATCGAGAGATACTTAAAGCAGGCTATTGTGGATAAAAATCCAGTTGTTGCAAGTGCCGCCCTTGTGAGTGGTATTCATCTGCTGCAG ACAACTCCGGAGATAGTCAAGAGATGGAGTAATGAAGTACAAGAAGCTGTTCAATCGCGCGCTGCACTTGTACAATTTCATGCCCTTGCTCTGCTGCACCAG ATACGACAAAATGATCGGTTGGCTGTTAGCAAGTTGGTTACAAGCTTGACAAAGGGAACTGTTCGCTCTCCTTTGGCTCAGTGCCTCTTGATTCGCTACACTAGTCAG GTTATCCGAGAGACTGGTGTTAATTCTCAGACTGGAGACCGCCCATTTTATGACTATCTTGAGAGCTGTCTCCGTCATAAAGCTGAAATGGTTATCTTTGAAGCAGCCAAAGCAATCACTGAGTTGAGCAATGTCACAACCAGGGAATTGACTCCCGCCATAACTGTTTTACAACTTTTCTTAAGTTCTTCGAAGCCTGTGCTAAGGTTTGCTGCTGTTCGGACATTAAATAAG GTGGCTATGACACATCCAATGGCTGTCACGAACTGTAATATAGACATGGAAAGCTTGATTTCAGACCAGAATAGAAGCATAGCTACTCTTGCCATTACCACACTGCTGAAAACTGGCAATGAATCTAGTGTTGATCGCTTGATGAAACAGATCACAAATTTCATGTCTGATATTGCCGATGAATTCAAGATTGTTGTGGTAGAAGCTATAAGGTCACTGTGTTTGAAGTTTCCACTCAAGTACAGATCCCT GATGAATTTCTTAAGCAATATATTGAGAGAAGAGGGTGGGTTTGAGTACAAGAAGGCAATTGTTGATTCAATTGTGATCTTAATTAGAGATATTCCAGATGCGAAAGAAAGTGGACTGCTGCACTTGTGTGAATTTATTGAAGATTGTGAATTTACATATCTTTCTACCCAG ATACTCCACTTTCTTGGAAATGAGGGACCCAAGACATCAGATCCTAGCAAATATATCCGCTATATTTACAATCGAGTAATACTTGAGAATGCTACTGTGCGAGCCAGTGCTGTCAGCACACTTGCAAAATTTGGTGCCCTGGTTGATTCCCTGAAG CCTCGCATATTTATCCTATTGAGGCGTTGCCTGTTCGACAATGATGATGAG GTCCGAGATAGAGCTACTCTGTATTTGAACAGTCTTGGTGATGGTTCAGTTGCTGAAACTGACAAAGATGTAAAGGAATTTTTGTTTGGATCACTTGATATACCACTAGCAAATATGGAGACTACTTTAAGAAACTAT GCACAGAATCCTACAGAAGAGCCTTTTGATATCAATTCTGTACCCAGAGAGGTAAAGTCTCAGCCTCTTGTCGAGAAGAAAGCCCCAGGAAAGAAACCAACTGCTTTGGGTGCTCCACCTCCTGCACCCACTTCTGCATCTGATGCTTATGAAAGGCTTCTCTCCTCTATTCCTGAATTTGCAAATTTTGGAAAGCTTTTCAAG TCATCAGTGCCAGTGGAGCTTACAGAAGCAGAAACGGAGTATGCAGTTAATGTTGTCAAGCACATATTTGACCACCATGTGGTATTTCAGTACAATTGCACAAATACAATACCAGAGCAGCTACTTGAAAAT GTGACTGTTATTGTGGATGCTTCTGAAGCTGAGGAATTCTCTGAAGTAGGAGTCAAACCTTTAAAATCTCTTCCTTATGATACACCAGCCCAAACATTTGTGGCCTTTGAGAAACCTGAAGGCATTCCTGCGGTTGGGAAATTTTCTAACACATTGAGGTTCACTGTTAAAGAG GTTGATACCTCTACTGGAGAGGCTGAAGATGATGGTGTGGAAGATGAATACCAGCTTGAAGATTTCGAGGTTGTTGCTGCTGATTACATTCTAAAAGTGGGCGTCTCTAACTTTAGAAATGCATGGGAAAGCATGGACCCTGATACGGAGCGCATAGATGAATATGGCCTTGGGCCCAGGGAAAGCCTTGTCGAGGCTGTTAATGCAGTCATCAGTCTTCTTGGCATGCAGCCGTGTGAG GGCACCGAGGCGGTCCCAAGCAACTCAAGATCGCATACATGTTTATTATCTGGTGTGTACATAGGCAATGTGAAGGTGCTTGTCCGTTTGTCGTTTGGAATGGATGGGACTAAAGAGGTGGCAATGAAATTAGCTGTGAGATCGGACGATGTGAATGTGAGTGAAGCCATTCATGAAATAGTTGCTAGTGGATAG